The genomic segment GCCAAGACCGAGGGCTCCACGTGGCACGACCCGCGTGAGGACGGGCTGATCCCGGACGCGTACATCGCGATGGGGCAGACCGCCGAGAACCTCGCCCGTCTCAAGGGCGTCACCCGTCAGGACATGGACGAGTTCGGCGTCCGCTCCCAGAACCTCGCCGAGGAAGCCATCAAGAACGGCTTCTGGGAGCGCGAGATCACCCCCGTCACCACCCCGGACGGAACCGTCGTCAGCAAGGACGACGGGCCGCGCGCCGGGGTCACCCTGGAGGGCGTCCAGGGCCTCAAGCCCGTCTTCCGCCCCGACGGCCTCGTCACCGCCGGCAACTGCTGCCCCCTCAACGACGGCGCCGCCGCCCTCGTGATCATGAGCGACACGAAGGCCCGCGAGCTCGGCCTGACCCCGCTCGCCCGCATCGTCTCCACCGGCGTCACCGGCCTCTCCCCCGAGATCATGGGCCTGGGCCCGGTCGAGGCGAGCAAGCAGGCGCTCCAGCGTGCCGGCCTGACCATCGACGACATCGACCTGGTCGAGATCAACGAGGCGTTCGCCGCGCAGGTCATCCCCAGCTACCGCGACCTGGGCATCGACATCGACAAGCTGAACGTCAACGGCGGCGGCATCGCCGTCGGCCACCCCTTCGGCATGACCGGCGCCCGCATCACCGGCACGCTCATCAATTCCCTCCAGTTCCACGACAAGCAGTTCGGTCTGGAGACGATGTGCGTCGGCGGCGGCCAGGGCATGGCGATGGTTATCGAACGCCTCAGCTAATAGCGTCCGGTAACAGCCCAGAACCGCTGACACACAGTTCCCTCTGCTGACCCTCCGTCCCTGCATCACTTCGTGACCCAATCTCCCCCAGGATGTGACCTATCTCCTGGGGGAGAGGGATATGACCAGCTCAGGGCACATCCAGGATTAAACCTCGGGCCCTAAGTCCTGTCCCATTCGTGACGTAATGCACTGACAGGTGGATCGTGCAGGCTTCAAGCTGATGTAGGAAGTCGGGGGTCGACTTGAAACCGGGAGTACGTCAGTGAGCGCCTTGCCTCTTGCCCTGCTGCTCTCCACGGCCGCTGCCACGGCCGTGGGCGTCGCTGCCCTGCACGCCGTGCACGGCCTGCGCAAGCAGCTCGCCGAGATCACAGCCCTGCACACCGAGCTCGCCGCCAGAGCCGAAGC from the Streptomyces venezuelae genome contains:
- a CDS encoding acetyl-CoA C-acetyltransferase, with amino-acid sequence MPEAVIVSATRSPIGRAFKGSLKELRPDDLTATIIEAALAKVPELDPKDIDDLMLGCGLPGGEQGHNLGRIVAVQMGMDHLPGCTITRYCSSSLQTSRMALHAIKAGEGDVFISAGVEMVSRSVKGTSDGLPDTHNPLFADAEARTEAVAKTEGSTWHDPREDGLIPDAYIAMGQTAENLARLKGVTRQDMDEFGVRSQNLAEEAIKNGFWEREITPVTTPDGTVVSKDDGPRAGVTLEGVQGLKPVFRPDGLVTAGNCCPLNDGAAALVIMSDTKARELGLTPLARIVSTGVTGLSPEIMGLGPVEASKQALQRAGLTIDDIDLVEINEAFAAQVIPSYRDLGIDIDKLNVNGGGIAVGHPFGMTGARITGTLINSLQFHDKQFGLETMCVGGGQGMAMVIERLS